The following are from one region of the Paenibacillus sabinae T27 genome:
- the fliE gene encoding flagellar hook-basal body complex protein FliE — MIQNFTIGAQSIQPLQMKTSEAQSSIGLSDSANSFGSYLEDALNQVAAQEQHAKDMNNKFVLGEVNVDEAMISSQQALLSLQLTTQVRNKVIEAYQEIMRTQI, encoded by the coding sequence TTGATACAAAATTTCACCATTGGCGCACAAAGCATACAGCCGCTTCAAATGAAGACTTCAGAGGCCCAATCATCCATAGGTCTTTCGGATAGCGCAAATAGCTTTGGCTCCTATCTTGAGGATGCGCTGAATCAAGTGGCTGCTCAGGAACAGCATGCGAAAGATATGAATAACAAGTTTGTCCTGGGGGAAGTCAATGTGGACGAAGCGATGATTTCTTCACAGCAAGCTTTGCTGAGCTTGCAGCTCACTACCCAAGTCCGGAACAAAGTGATTGAAGCCTATCAGGAAATCATGAGAACTCAAATCTAA
- the flgC gene encoding flagellar basal body rod protein FlgC, with protein MNFGSSFGISASALTAQRLRMDVISSNIANAETTRASVVNGKAVPYRRKLVVLESAQDNSFSNILNSKMNGGSEGVRVQSIIDDSSPLKPVYNPTHPDADANGYVYMPNVDITKEMVDMLSASRSYEANVTMLNASKAMVTKALEIGK; from the coding sequence ATGAATTTTGGCAGCAGTTTTGGAATCAGCGCTTCGGCACTGACCGCGCAGCGGCTTAGAATGGATGTGATTTCATCCAACATTGCCAATGCGGAAACGACAAGAGCCTCCGTTGTCAACGGCAAGGCGGTGCCATACCGGCGGAAGCTGGTGGTGCTGGAATCGGCTCAAGACAACAGCTTCTCCAACATTCTGAATTCCAAAATGAACGGAGGATCTGAAGGTGTTCGCGTTCAATCGATCATAGATGATTCCTCGCCGCTCAAGCCAGTTTATAATCCAACCCACCCCGATGCGGATGCCAACGGTTATGTGTATATGCCCAACGTTGATATTACGAAGGAAATGGTAGATATGCTCTCGGCATCCCGCTCCTATGAAGCCAACGTAACGATGCTGAACGCAAGCAAAGCGATGGTAACCAAGGCGCTTGAGATTGGCAAATAG
- the flgB gene encoding flagellar basal body rod protein FlgB, translating to MGLLNSISFLRLQRGIDAATMRQNALANNVANVDTPGFKRSDVSFESFLREQESGLQPSLGAKVTDLRHIRFGTTGPIPSPVIRTDETTTMNNNDNNVDIDREMALSAENQLRYSSYVQLLSSQISMMRTATEGR from the coding sequence TTGGGATTGCTTAACAGTATCAGTTTCCTGAGATTGCAGAGGGGAATCGATGCCGCCACCATGCGACAAAACGCACTGGCAAATAATGTGGCAAATGTCGATACGCCGGGTTTCAAGCGCTCCGATGTCTCATTCGAGAGCTTTCTGCGCGAACAGGAGAGCGGGCTTCAGCCCTCGCTCGGCGCCAAAGTGACGGACCTCCGTCATATCCGATTTGGGACTACAGGCCCTATTCCGTCCCCGGTCATTCGTACTGACGAAACCACTACTATGAACAATAACGACAACAATGTCGATATTGACCGCGAGATGGCGCTCAGCGCCGAGAATCAGCTTCGTTACAGCTCGTACGTTCAACTGTTGAGCAGCCAGATTTCGATGATGCGGACGGCAACCGAAGGGAGATAA
- the hslU gene encoding ATP-dependent protease ATPase subunit HslU codes for MVNQSLTPRQIVAELDKYIVGQKQAKKSMAVALRNRYRRGKLSEELRDEIVPKNILMIGPTGVGKTEIARRLAKLVNAPFVKVEATKFTEVGYVGRDVESMVRDLVETAIRMVKLERTEKVKDRAEELANERIVRILAPSGSKNKAQRNPFEMLFGAGGNQEDAKPEDTDGDASLNERRRGIRFKLLAGQMEDDVIEIDVEDTTPTMLDMFAGQGNDQMGMNMQEMFGSLLPKRTKKRKLPIREARKVLIQDEANKLIDMDDVIQESVARAEQNGIIFIDEIDKVASQGKGGGPDVSREGVQRDILPIVEGSTVMTKYGPVKTDYVLFVAAGAFHVAKPSDLIPELQGRFPIRVELSSLSLEDFVSILTEPKNALTKQYAHLLATEDIEVEFTKEAIYEIAKIAATVNQNMENIGARRLHTILEKLLEDLSFEAPELTLDKMVITPEYVREKLASIAQDRDLSQYIL; via the coding sequence ATGGTGAATCAATCGCTTACGCCCCGGCAAATCGTAGCTGAGCTGGATAAGTATATCGTTGGCCAGAAGCAGGCCAAGAAATCAATGGCGGTCGCTTTGCGCAACCGATACCGGCGCGGCAAGCTGTCTGAAGAACTGCGGGATGAAATCGTGCCGAAGAATATCTTGATGATCGGACCTACCGGTGTGGGCAAGACCGAGATTGCCAGACGCCTGGCGAAGCTGGTAAATGCTCCGTTCGTCAAAGTGGAAGCGACGAAATTTACCGAAGTCGGATATGTGGGACGCGATGTGGAATCCATGGTGCGCGACCTCGTGGAGACGGCGATCCGGATGGTCAAACTTGAGCGCACCGAGAAGGTGAAGGATCGGGCGGAAGAGCTGGCGAATGAGCGGATCGTCCGCATTCTCGCGCCATCCGGCTCGAAGAATAAAGCTCAGCGCAATCCGTTCGAGATGCTGTTTGGCGCAGGCGGGAATCAGGAGGATGCGAAACCGGAAGATACGGACGGAGACGCTTCGTTAAACGAACGCCGGCGGGGAATCCGGTTCAAGCTGCTGGCCGGGCAGATGGAAGACGATGTTATCGAGATCGATGTCGAAGATACTACACCAACCATGCTGGATATGTTCGCAGGCCAGGGGAACGACCAGATGGGGATGAACATGCAGGAGATGTTTGGAAGCCTGCTGCCGAAGCGGACCAAGAAACGGAAGCTTCCGATCCGGGAAGCGCGCAAAGTGCTGATTCAGGATGAGGCGAACAAGCTGATCGATATGGATGACGTTATTCAGGAATCCGTCGCGCGCGCGGAGCAGAACGGCATTATTTTTATCGATGAGATTGACAAGGTGGCAAGCCAGGGCAAAGGAGGAGGCCCGGATGTTTCTCGCGAGGGTGTGCAGAGAGATATTTTGCCGATTGTTGAAGGCTCTACCGTGATGACCAAGTACGGTCCCGTAAAGACCGATTATGTGCTGTTCGTGGCGGCCGGGGCATTTCATGTTGCCAAACCGTCCGATCTGATCCCTGAACTCCAGGGACGATTCCCCATTCGGGTTGAACTTAGCAGCCTGTCCCTTGAAGATTTCGTATCGATATTGACGGAACCGAAAAACGCGCTGACCAAACAATACGCCCATCTGCTCGCAACCGAAGATATTGAAGTGGAGTTTACCAAAGAAGCCATTTACGAAATTGCGAAAATCGCAGCGACAGTCAATCAGAACATGGAGAATATCGGGGCAAGACGCCTGCATACCATTTTGGAGAAGCTGTTGGAAGATTTATCGTTTGAAGCCCCCGAGCTGACGCTTGACAAAATGGTAATCACACCCGAATATGTTCGTGAGAAGCTTGCAAGCATTGCGCAAGATCGCGATCTGAGCCAATATATTCTGTAA
- the hslV gene encoding ATP-dependent protease subunit HslV, whose translation MIPSFHATTICAVRHNGESAIAGDGQVTFGENVIMKTTAKKVRRLYRGQVIAGFAGSVADAITLFEKFEGKLEEHHGNLQRAAVELAKDWRQDRVLRKLEALMIVMDKNGMLLISGGGEIIEPDDDVLAIGSGGNFALASARALKRHAKDLGAADIAKEALTIASEICVYTNSNIIVEQLQA comes from the coding sequence ATGATTCCAAGCTTTCACGCAACAACCATCTGCGCTGTACGGCATAACGGTGAATCGGCAATCGCCGGCGACGGACAGGTTACCTTTGGAGAAAATGTGATTATGAAGACAACCGCCAAAAAAGTGCGGAGATTATACAGAGGGCAGGTCATCGCCGGATTCGCCGGCTCGGTTGCCGACGCGATCACCCTGTTTGAGAAGTTCGAGGGCAAGCTGGAGGAGCATCACGGCAATTTGCAGCGCGCTGCGGTCGAACTGGCCAAGGATTGGCGCCAGGACCGAGTTCTGCGCAAGCTGGAGGCGCTGATGATCGTTATGGATAAGAACGGCATGCTGCTCATCTCGGGCGGTGGAGAGATTATCGAGCCGGACGACGATGTGCTGGCGATCGGCTCCGGCGGCAATTTTGCACTGGCATCCGCCCGCGCACTGAAACGTCATGCCAAAGATCTCGGAGCAGCAGATATCGCAAAGGAAGCGCTTACTATAGCATCTGAGATTTGCGTCTATACCAATTCCAATATCATTGTTGAACAATTGCAGGCTTAA
- the trmFO gene encoding FADH(2)-oxidizing methylenetetrahydrofolate--tRNA-(uracil(54)-C(5))-methyltransferase TrmFO, translating to MTDTGKQTAGSPAAVTVIGAGLAGSEAAWQIASRGVPVKLYEMRPVVKTPAHHTDKFAELVCSNSLRANGLGNAVGVLKEEMRRLGSLVLGSADKHAVPAGGALAVDRDGFSGEITSALHEHPLVEVINEELTHIPEEGIVVIASGPLTSPALSSEIKALLGEEYFYFYDAAAPIVEKDSIDMSKVYLASRYDKGEAAYLNCPMTEEEFDVFYDALVSAETAALKDFEKEIYFEGCMPIEIMMKRGKQTALFGPMKPVGLVNPHTGKLPYAVVQLRQDNAAGTLYNLVGFQTHLKWGEQKRVFSLIPGLENAEYVRYGVMHRNTFINSPKMLHPTYQLKGQERLLFAGQMTGVEGYVESAASGLIAGINAARIALGEEPLVFPEDTVLGSMPAYITSADPKHFQPMNANFGLLPKPERRIRNKKEKNELLAFRALDSLAAFADGTSLPHSIGSGSL from the coding sequence TTGACGGATACAGGAAAGCAGACAGCCGGTTCTCCGGCGGCGGTAACGGTAATCGGAGCGGGGCTTGCCGGGAGCGAAGCAGCCTGGCAGATCGCATCACGGGGAGTGCCGGTAAAATTATATGAAATGCGGCCGGTCGTAAAGACGCCGGCCCATCATACGGATAAATTCGCCGAACTCGTATGCAGCAACTCGCTGCGTGCCAACGGGCTCGGGAACGCTGTCGGCGTTCTGAAAGAGGAAATGCGGCGGCTCGGCTCCCTGGTTCTCGGTTCCGCCGATAAGCACGCCGTGCCGGCTGGAGGCGCGCTTGCCGTTGACCGTGACGGATTCTCCGGCGAAATTACGTCGGCGCTGCACGAGCATCCGCTTGTCGAGGTCATAAATGAAGAATTGACGCATATACCGGAGGAAGGGATTGTCGTAATCGCCAGCGGACCGCTGACGTCGCCGGCACTCTCATCCGAAATCAAAGCACTTCTCGGCGAGGAGTATTTTTACTTCTATGATGCGGCGGCTCCAATTGTCGAGAAGGATTCGATCGATATGAGCAAGGTTTATCTGGCTTCCCGGTATGACAAAGGCGAAGCGGCTTATCTTAACTGCCCGATGACGGAAGAGGAGTTCGACGTCTTCTATGATGCGCTCGTTTCCGCGGAGACGGCGGCGCTCAAAGATTTTGAGAAAGAGATTTACTTCGAGGGCTGCATGCCGATCGAGATCATGATGAAACGCGGCAAGCAGACGGCCCTGTTCGGTCCGATGAAGCCGGTTGGCCTGGTCAATCCCCATACGGGCAAACTGCCCTATGCGGTCGTTCAGCTTCGTCAGGACAACGCAGCCGGAACGCTGTATAACCTGGTTGGGTTTCAGACCCACTTGAAATGGGGCGAGCAGAAGCGGGTCTTCTCCCTGATTCCCGGTCTGGAGAATGCAGAGTATGTCCGCTATGGCGTCATGCACCGCAATACGTTCATCAATTCGCCGAAGATGCTGCATCCGACATATCAGCTGAAAGGGCAAGAGCGGCTGTTGTTCGCGGGCCAGATGACGGGAGTAGAAGGTTACGTCGAGTCGGCGGCCTCGGGACTCATAGCCGGCATTAATGCCGCTAGAATCGCTCTTGGCGAAGAGCCGCTTGTTTTCCCGGAGGATACGGTTCTTGGCAGCATGCCTGCTTACATTACTTCCGCCGATCCCAAGCATTTTCAGCCGATGAACGCGAACTTCGGTCTTCTGCCGAAGCCAGAGCGGAGAATCCGCAATAAGAAGGAAAAAAATGAGCTTCTCGCGTTCCGCGCATTGGACAGTCTGGCTGCATTCGCGGATGGCACGAGTCTGCCCCATAGCATCGGTTCCGGGTCTCTGTAG
- the topA gene encoding type I DNA topoisomerase → MADSLVIVESPAKAKTIGKYLGSKFIVKASMGHVRDLPKSQIGVEVENDFNPKYITIRGKGSVLKELKDASKKVKKVYLAADPDREGEAIAWHLAHALELDDTQDCRVVFNEITKQAVKDAFKSPRKINMDLVNAQQARRILDRLVGYKISPLLWKKVKKGLSAGRVQSVAVKIIMDRENEISAFVPEEYWTITAKLGIRDSLFEAKFHRLNGEKKELGRESDVQEVLKAIAGADFIVSEVKEKERQRHPSAPFTTSSLQQEAARKLGFRAAKTMSVAQQLYEGVELGKEGTVGLITYMRTDSTRISATAQEEAKELISSKYGENFLPETPRQYSKKAAGAQDAHEAIRPTSALREPDAVKEFTSRDQYRLYKLIWERFVSSQMASALLDTLSVDIAVGTAVFRAVGSKVSFPGFMKVYVEGNDDGTTEEDKYLPLLQAGDKLVQHEIDPKQHFTQPPPRYTEARLVKTLEELGIGRPSTYAPTLETIQKRGYVAIEEKKFMPTELGELVIEQMEQFFPEILDVEFTAHMEGDLDHVEEGSEDWVKVLGEFYQSFEKRLEVAEEEMKEIEIVDEVSDELCEKCGKPMVYKLGRFGKFLACSGFPDCRNTKPIIKDIGVGCPKCHEGKVVERRSKKGRVFYGCDRYPECDFVSWDKPSSKPCPECGSWMIEKRNKQGVRLQCTSCDHTENLEENDEEAAE, encoded by the coding sequence GTGGCTGATTCTTTGGTCATTGTCGAGTCGCCAGCAAAGGCGAAGACCATCGGCAAATATTTGGGCAGCAAATTTATTGTGAAAGCATCCATGGGACATGTTCGCGACCTGCCCAAAAGCCAGATTGGTGTGGAGGTCGAGAATGACTTTAATCCCAAATATATTACCATCCGCGGCAAAGGCTCTGTGCTCAAAGAGCTGAAGGACGCGAGCAAAAAAGTAAAAAAAGTCTATCTGGCGGCTGACCCGGACCGCGAAGGAGAGGCGATTGCCTGGCATCTGGCGCATGCGCTGGAACTGGACGATACGCAGGACTGCCGCGTCGTGTTCAACGAGATTACGAAGCAGGCCGTGAAGGATGCATTCAAGTCCCCGCGCAAAATCAATATGGATCTGGTCAACGCCCAGCAGGCGCGGCGGATTCTGGACCGGCTCGTCGGTTACAAAATCAGCCCTTTATTATGGAAGAAAGTCAAAAAAGGGCTGTCAGCCGGACGCGTTCAGTCGGTTGCCGTCAAAATCATTATGGACCGGGAGAATGAAATCTCCGCGTTCGTGCCGGAGGAATACTGGACCATTACAGCTAAGCTCGGCATCCGGGATTCGTTGTTTGAAGCCAAGTTCCACAGATTGAACGGCGAGAAAAAGGAACTTGGACGCGAAAGCGACGTACAAGAGGTATTGAAGGCAATCGCTGGCGCCGATTTCATAGTCAGCGAAGTGAAGGAAAAAGAAAGACAGCGCCATCCGTCGGCGCCGTTCACAACCAGCTCCCTTCAGCAGGAGGCGGCGAGAAAGCTCGGATTCCGGGCGGCCAAGACGATGTCCGTCGCCCAGCAGCTTTATGAGGGTGTGGAGCTTGGAAAAGAAGGCACCGTCGGTCTGATTACGTATATGCGTACCGACTCCACCCGGATTTCCGCAACTGCGCAGGAAGAAGCGAAGGAGCTGATTTCCAGCAAGTATGGAGAGAACTTTTTGCCGGAAACGCCGCGTCAGTATTCCAAGAAGGCGGCCGGGGCACAAGATGCTCACGAAGCGATCCGGCCGACATCGGCGCTGCGCGAGCCGGATGCTGTCAAGGAATTTACCAGCCGTGACCAGTATCGGCTGTATAAGCTGATCTGGGAACGTTTTGTATCAAGCCAAATGGCCTCGGCTCTGCTGGATACGCTCTCCGTCGACATTGCGGTTGGTACGGCCGTGTTCCGCGCCGTCGGTTCCAAGGTGTCTTTCCCCGGCTTTATGAAGGTCTATGTGGAAGGCAACGATGACGGGACGACGGAGGAAGACAAATATCTGCCACTGCTTCAGGCGGGCGATAAACTGGTCCAGCACGAAATCGACCCGAAGCAGCACTTTACACAGCCCCCGCCGCGTTATACGGAGGCCCGTCTTGTCAAAACACTGGAAGAGCTGGGAATCGGACGTCCAAGTACGTATGCGCCGACGCTCGAGACGATCCAGAAGCGCGGCTATGTCGCCATTGAAGAGAAGAAATTCATGCCCACCGAGCTCGGAGAGCTCGTTATCGAGCAAATGGAGCAGTTCTTCCCGGAAATTCTCGATGTGGAATTTACGGCCCATATGGAAGGCGACCTTGACCATGTGGAGGAAGGCTCGGAAGACTGGGTAAAGGTGCTTGGCGAGTTCTACCAATCGTTTGAGAAGCGTCTGGAAGTAGCGGAAGAGGAAATGAAAGAGATTGAGATCGTGGACGAGGTTTCGGACGAATTATGCGAGAAATGCGGTAAGCCGATGGTCTACAAGCTGGGCCGCTTCGGCAAATTTCTGGCCTGCTCCGGGTTCCCCGACTGCCGCAATACCAAGCCGATCATCAAAGACATCGGCGTCGGCTGCCCGAAATGCCATGAAGGAAAAGTCGTGGAACGGCGCAGCAAGAAGGGACGCGTCTTTTACGGCTGCGACCGTTATCCTGAGTGCGACTTTGTCTCCTGGGATAAACCGTCATCCAAGCCTTGTCCGGAGTGCGGCTCCTGGATGATCGAGAAACGTAATAAACAAGGCGTCAGGCTGCAGTGCACATCCTGCGATCATACCGAGAATCTGGAAGAGAATGATGAAGAAGCGGCAGAGTAA
- the dprA gene encoding DNA-processing protein DprA — protein MNKRDILFGLHEVEGIGWRSIDKVCKAGFLSERAFDCTAEDWERIGLKQGMSNSLAKVLTRDWINRRQSVMESARVSMITVFDDAYPEMLKETPQPPWIIYYRGRIELLQAPGIAMVGTRVPTAYGRKVGAVLAEELAASGLTVVSGLARGIDSVCHEAAVGQSGGTIAVMATGMDKIYPPENRGLLERISREGLVITEYPIGTKSHPGLFPQRNRIIAGLTLGTVVVEADSRSGSLITADAALEAGRDVFAVPGPITSPKSRGALELIKQGAALVTGAADILAEYASFLPEKGNSLSNPEVENTPDGALCAEKNLTSDESRLYHILHQGPCSLDELLEKSGMDFGHLHSVLLSLIIKKAVTSLPGAVYKVI, from the coding sequence ATGAATAAACGGGACATATTATTCGGTTTGCATGAAGTGGAAGGCATCGGCTGGAGGAGCATCGACAAAGTTTGCAAAGCGGGATTTTTGTCGGAACGGGCATTTGACTGTACGGCGGAGGATTGGGAAAGAATCGGCTTAAAGCAGGGAATGTCGAACAGTCTGGCGAAGGTGCTGACCCGGGATTGGATAAACCGCCGGCAGTCCGTCATGGAGTCGGCCCGGGTATCGATGATTACCGTGTTTGACGACGCTTATCCTGAAATGCTCAAAGAAACTCCACAGCCGCCGTGGATCATCTATTACCGGGGACGGATCGAGCTGCTGCAAGCACCCGGCATTGCAATGGTCGGGACGCGCGTCCCAACGGCATACGGCCGCAAGGTCGGAGCCGTTCTCGCCGAAGAGCTGGCGGCAAGCGGCTTGACCGTTGTCAGCGGATTGGCCCGGGGGATCGACAGCGTGTGCCATGAAGCCGCTGTGGGTCAATCCGGCGGAACGATCGCCGTTATGGCTACCGGCATGGATAAAATCTACCCTCCGGAGAATCGCGGACTTCTCGAACGGATTTCTCGCGAAGGACTGGTGATTACCGAATATCCGATTGGCACCAAAAGCCATCCCGGCCTGTTTCCGCAGCGAAACCGGATTATCGCGGGGCTAACCCTCGGCACCGTGGTCGTTGAAGCCGACAGCCGCAGCGGATCGCTCATTACGGCAGATGCTGCGCTTGAAGCGGGCAGAGATGTTTTTGCCGTTCCCGGGCCGATTACTTCCCCCAAAAGCAGAGGAGCGCTGGAGCTGATTAAACAGGGGGCGGCTCTGGTAACGGGCGCGGCTGATATTCTTGCGGAATACGCCTCTTTTCTACCTGAAAAAGGGAATTCATTGTCAAATCCAGAGGTTGAGAACACCCCTGACGGCGCCTTGTGCGCCGAAAAGAATTTGACAAGTGACGAGTCCCGCCTATACCATATACTGCATCAAGGCCCCTGTTCTCTGGATGAGCTGTTGGAGAAAAGCGGAATGGATTTTGGACATTTGCATTCCGTTCTGTTATCTTTAATCATAAAAAAAGCGGTAACATCCTTACCGGGAGCCGTATATAAGGTTATATAA
- the sucD gene encoding succinate--CoA ligase subunit alpha, whose translation MSILVDKNTKVITQGITGSTGLFHTKGALEYGTQMVGGVTPGKGGTSVNITMEDGKTVSLPIFNTVSEAKKATGATASVIYVPPAFAADSIMEAVDAGLDLVICITEGIPVLDMVKVKRYMEGRSTILIGPNCPGVITPGECKIGIMPGYIHMPGYVGVVSRSGTLTYEAVHQLTTRGIGQSTAVGIGGDPVKGSEFIDILKWFNEDPKTKAVMMIGEIGGTAEEEAARWIRDHMTKPVVGFIGGTTAPPGKRMGHAGAIISGGKGTASEKIAVLEACGIKVAPTPAEMGSTLVSVLEEQGILNACTTH comes from the coding sequence ATGAGCATTCTTGTCGATAAAAATACGAAGGTCATCACACAGGGAATCACGGGCTCGACGGGCTTGTTCCATACCAAAGGAGCGCTGGAATACGGAACGCAAATGGTAGGCGGTGTTACGCCGGGCAAGGGCGGCACGTCGGTTAACATCACTATGGAAGACGGTAAAACCGTAAGCCTCCCGATCTTTAACACCGTTTCCGAGGCTAAAAAAGCGACAGGCGCCACCGCCAGCGTTATTTATGTGCCGCCCGCTTTTGCCGCCGATTCGATCATGGAAGCGGTGGATGCCGGGCTGGACCTAGTCATCTGTATCACAGAAGGTATCCCGGTCCTCGACATGGTGAAGGTGAAGCGTTATATGGAAGGGCGCTCCACCATTCTGATTGGCCCGAACTGTCCGGGTGTGATCACGCCGGGAGAATGCAAAATCGGCATCATGCCGGGCTACATTCATATGCCGGGGTATGTCGGGGTCGTTTCACGCAGCGGAACGCTTACGTATGAAGCCGTTCATCAGCTGACCACCCGGGGCATAGGCCAGTCAACCGCGGTCGGCATCGGCGGCGATCCGGTCAAGGGCTCGGAATTTATCGATATCCTGAAATGGTTCAACGAAGATCCTAAGACCAAGGCCGTTATGATGATTGGCGAAATCGGCGGAACGGCCGAAGAGGAAGCGGCCAGATGGATTCGCGATCATATGACCAAGCCGGTCGTCGGATTTATCGGCGGAACGACCGCTCCTCCGGGCAAGCGCATGGGCCATGCCGGCGCAATCATTTCGGGCGGCAAAGGCACGGCGAGCGAGAAAATCGCGGTACTTGAAGCTTGCGGCATCAAGGTTGCTCCTACGCCTGCTGAGATGGGCTCCACGCTGGTGAGCGTGCTGGAAGAACAGGGCATCTTGAACGCCTGCACGACGCATTAA
- the sucC gene encoding ADP-forming succinate--CoA ligase subunit beta — translation MNIHEYQGKEVLKSYGVAVPNGKVAFTVEEAVAAAEELKSSVAVVKAQIHAGGRGKAGGVKVAKNLDEVRLFAGEILGKTLVTHQTGPEGKLVKRLLIEEGCEIVKEYYIGLVVDRGTGRVVLMGSEEGGTEIEEVAALHPEKIFKEIIDPAVGLQMFQARRLAYHISIPNELIGKSVKFMQALYSAFMDKDCSIAEINPLVITADGNVLALDAKLNFDSNALFRHKDIQALRDLDEENEKEIEASKYDLSYIALDGNIGCMVNGAGLAMATMDIIKYYGGEPANFLDVGGGATAEKVTEAFKIILSDAKVKGILVNIFGGIMRCDVIASGIVEAASQLGLTKPLVVRLEGTNVELGKQILSGSGLNIVSADSMADGARKIVSLVQ, via the coding sequence ATGAATATCCACGAATATCAGGGAAAAGAAGTGCTCAAAAGTTACGGTGTGGCCGTGCCGAACGGAAAAGTGGCTTTTACCGTGGAGGAAGCGGTAGCGGCGGCCGAGGAGCTGAAAAGCTCTGTTGCTGTTGTGAAAGCGCAGATTCACGCGGGCGGCAGAGGGAAAGCCGGAGGCGTCAAGGTTGCGAAGAATTTGGACGAAGTCCGCCTTTTTGCCGGTGAAATTCTTGGCAAGACCCTGGTGACGCACCAGACGGGTCCGGAAGGCAAGCTGGTTAAACGGCTGCTTATTGAAGAAGGCTGCGAGATTGTCAAAGAGTATTATATCGGGCTTGTGGTCGACCGGGGGACCGGGCGGGTCGTGCTGATGGGCTCCGAAGAGGGCGGGACGGAAATCGAAGAGGTGGCGGCCCTGCATCCCGAGAAGATTTTTAAGGAGATCATTGATCCTGCTGTGGGGCTTCAGATGTTTCAGGCACGCAGGCTGGCTTATCATATCTCCATACCGAATGAGCTGATCGGAAAATCGGTCAAGTTTATGCAAGCGCTATATTCGGCTTTTATGGATAAAGATTGTTCGATTGCGGAAATCAATCCGCTCGTCATTACGGCGGACGGAAACGTGCTGGCGCTGGACGCCAAGCTGAATTTTGACTCCAATGCGCTGTTCCGCCACAAGGATATTCAGGCGCTGCGCGATCTGGACGAAGAGAATGAGAAGGAAATCGAAGCCTCCAAATATGATCTCAGCTACATTGCGCTTGACGGCAATATCGGCTGTATGGTTAACGGCGCGGGGCTGGCGATGGCTACAATGGATATTATCAAATATTACGGAGGCGAGCCGGCGAATTTTCTTGATGTCGGAGGCGGCGCAACTGCGGAAAAAGTGACCGAAGCGTTCAAAATCATTTTGTCCGACGCCAAAGTAAAGGGGATTCTCGTCAATATCTTCGGCGGGATTATGCGCTGCGATGTAATCGCCAGCGGAATTGTCGAGGCAGCGAGTCAACTGGGGTTGACCAAACCGCTTGTGGTCCGTCTTGAAGGCACCAATGTGGAGCTTGGCAAGCAAATTTTGTCCGGCTCCGGGCTTAATATCGTTTCGGCGGATTCGATGGCGGACGGGGCCCGTAAAATCGTTTCTCTTGTGCAATAA
- a CDS encoding MarR family winged helix-turn-helix transcriptional regulator, whose product MTQKPIPTPELLLENQLCFTIYACSREITKLYQPFLDELGVTYSQYIVMLVLWEKGQCTVKELGADLYLDSGTLTPLLKRLQAAGLINRERSQEDERKVLISPTDEGWALQEKAKAIPGVMLKGMKMSETEFGDLLQQFRNLLARVHQANKRN is encoded by the coding sequence ATGACGCAAAAACCAATCCCTACCCCCGAACTGCTGCTGGAGAACCAGCTTTGTTTCACGATCTACGCTTGTTCGCGCGAAATCACGAAACTGTATCAGCCTTTTCTAGACGAGCTGGGCGTTACCTATTCCCAATACATTGTCATGCTCGTGCTTTGGGAGAAAGGGCAGTGCACCGTCAAAGAACTGGGGGCCGATTTGTACCTCGATTCGGGCACGCTGACTCCGCTGCTGAAGCGTCTTCAGGCCGCCGGACTGATTAATCGGGAACGGTCGCAGGAGGATGAGCGCAAGGTGCTGATCTCACCGACAGACGAAGGCTGGGCGCTCCAGGAGAAAGCGAAGGCGATACCCGGCGTGATGTTAAAAGGAATGAAGATGTCGGAAACGGAATTCGGAGATCTTCTGCAGCAGTTCCGTAACCTGTTGGCGAGGGTGCATCAAGCTAACAAGCGCAATTGA